The window CCTGGGATATATCTTGTGGCGTAACCTGATTACTTTGTGATATGTTTCATTTATTCTGAAGTGCTGATAAAGATAACAGACAACAATACCAACGCAGACTAGAAGCATCTTTAAATGTTCCAGGGCCTTCTTTACGGAGTATGATGTTGCGATCCACCTCTATTGACAGAAACTTGAGGTGATGTAGTGCTCATATTGTATCTGCAATCCCTACTTTGGACCTGGAAATTGAGTCAAAATTTCTGTCAACTATTATTGCCATGTTATTTTTACTGAGGATTTTAAACTTAATGGGTCATTTATAACCATTGCATGAATCTTACGGGATTTTCTCAAACATTTTCAGTTTATCGCAGAGTGAACCTAATATTGCAACCACATTTTGGCGAAGAAGCCGTAAAAAGGTCATTGCTGAAACGAGGACCGCGAGTTCAAGGTTTATTTCAATACTCCAGCAACATAAATTACTCTTGTCATCACCTGTATCAAGAACATGATATTGTAGCATCCAACTTGGCAAAGATTCATGACTAAGTGTTTAACTCTACTGAGAAAATAATAGTTATAATATTTCACCTTTGAATTTTGTTCCTAATATTCCATTCCGTTCCTTCTGAATATTATTGTATCGAACAAAACTGATGTTTTATCTTGACCTAAGCAGTAGGACGTCTCGAATTTCTTCTGAGGACCATTGTGatcaccttttttttttttttcccacactgataattaaaatatggtAAACGCTAATCTTAAATGAAAGTTTCCTCATGCACTAAAGAATGAAGACTGAGGGTGGTTGGCTGCAAATTGATGtactgtatattttattttttgtgtgtgAAAAATCATGATAGTACTTTGGTCTAATAGATACAATAATATGGTTTGAGGTTGAACATTTACTATCTTTACTTTATCAACTTCTACTTTTCAGTCCGGAGCATCCTTCATTCCGGGCACGTGGCCGCTCCATGCTTAGTGGTGACCCAAAATCATTCAGAGAGTATTCTGACGACATTGCTACATCTAGGTGCTTCTTGCAAAAAATTTCCGGTCGTTTCCCCCATTTGCTTAAAtgttaattttaagtttttaattgCATGTATATAGATTGATGGCTAAAAATTGCTTCAATATTACTTGAGGTTATTTATATTTCAACTTTTATGTTATAATCACTATATGTGTGCTTTTATCTATGAATGACTCGCGTCGATATCGAACATATCGTGATTTCGTTTCTCTACCTATATAAGTATATACTCTAATCAATAATGCAAAGATATGGATGAGAACTAATCCATATACAATTCTGATAAAATTACAGaattctgatttaaaaaaaaagcataaataattatcattaaatagttattaatatttattttagtaaCTTTTAGAAAACCGAAATCTGGTATAATATGACATACCATTGAAACTGTGTACATATAATAAAGAGTACTAGATGTCTTTTCATCGTGTGCTTGAAATTTTAAGTACTTTCTCAAAGCTGTAACAATTAAGGTGCTGATTACCGTTGTAATGTAGCTACAGGTCAGAAGGAACTTCAACACCAGGAACCCGTAGACTAAGAAGAAGAAGCATTAGTATTACTCCAGAGATCGGTGATGACATCGTAAGGTTGATATTCACTCTATGTCTTTATCATTCCTATGAAAACCTTTTGCTATCTTTTGAGTGTTGATGACTAGTTGATATTTGAGttgcttttttaaaaaaattaacaaatatagAAACTGATATTCTGTTAGTTGAGAGATATCATTGTTACATGTGTAGCAAGacttaaattctttctatcctCTTTGGATTAGATGGTATCTGAGCTCTTGTcatccttatatatattaaatttaataatttgtaaattCTGAAGCTATGAACTTTACTATATATTATGAACTTGAATACTATGTTATATTGTTTTTTGGTGAATTTAAGAGAATTACTCaataaaatattctaaaaaattgaaaaagaactCAATTGAAAACTCTGTAAACCAAACCCCAGTTACCAACATACCCAACACGTCCCCACTTGAAGAAAGTTTTCGGATTTTATGATAAATGTCAACTTTACCTCTACTTCTAGCCTCTAGGAGTAACAAGAACTACTTTTGTGAGGACTTAAACCTCAGCACAAGAGACAATAAAACAAAATACTGGTCTGCAAACTGCAAATTATGAATTAGAAAAATCAGAATAATAGTATTATAGCATAATAAGAAGAATTAACTTGCTGACAATGCACTCACTCCTAACTACGAGGTTAATCCAACCCACCCTATACCCCCATCTCTTTACCCTAAAAGAAATGACTATTCTGTAGACGTCTTCACGAACTCCTTTAGATTTCATCCTCACAGATGTCTGATGTGGTCATGCCCTCCAGCAGTCTCAGCTGGTCATGTTGACCAACAGTTTTAGCTGCTCATCCCATGTCTTCTTGGGATTTCTTTCATCCTCGTCCTTAGCCACTTGTTTGAAACAATCTTCATCTTTCTCACAGTGTTTGTTGTTGTTCACCCAAGAATGTGGCCAAACAACTACAACTTTTCCTCTCTCAAAATCCCTAATAGGCAGGACTAAACTTTGTCTGAAAGACCTCATAGGTGTTCTTATTTCCATCCAACATGTACAACTACAGAACTTCTATGCCcttattttctcaatttctAAATTCCACTCTTGGGCTTTCTTCATCGTGCAACATCCGTACACACTGTAGCAGGTTTGACCATACTGTGTAGCACTTACCTTTTGATTGTAACAAGAATTTGCTTTTCATCATCCAATACTTTCCCGGCTCTACTTTATATACTGACCCCCTCCTTCCCAAGACTGTGATACATTTAGTGACATCTTTATAGATCTCATATACTCGATATATCTTGTGAGGTACTCTTTGACTCCAGTGCAGTGACTTTGACCTACTTTTTTTTGCACCCTAGTGAAGTTGCACAAAAGGATTCAGTCTTAGAGTGGCCAATGCACGATGCTTGTGCTCCTATGCTGCAATAAactattctaacttagtgaaaAGAAGAATTGGACTCACCGCTGATCTCGGTATAATACGACAGCTACTTGGAATCTTGGTTCTTCACTCTTGTAAAGCTTGTTGTATCTCCAAATGTCCATTGTACAACTTAATAGACAAGAGTGAGTTCCGTCTTTCCGGATAGAGTAATAATCCTCTCTCTGTATTTTCTCTCCTCAGTGACATAATAATATGCATTAATAAAATGCTATCCTGAACATTTGATAGAACTCCTGTAGATTATAAGTGGTTCCACATTTGGGCATACTCGTAGCTAATCTGAAGATTATAACAGAGATGGTTCCATACGATGAGCTTGTTTGGAAGCCCTCTTTTGTATAAGTAGTAGGATGTATTAAATGCAATTTgctaaatgattttaaaacatGTGTAGTTCTCCGTATGaacataatatataatgtgAAACTATGCATACATTGTTTGTACTTTTGGCATGAGTTTTATTTCAAATGTAtgttgtaaattaaaattagggACTTTGCGGCACTATAGCCACTGGACATAATgtgtattttaagatatattaaatatgcgAAAATACAACTCTAAGAATAGAAGTTACTGTTGACCAATGCTGTTTTTATCCATAAGCAGAAACTATGACGTTAACAATCAAGTCTATGGCCAGGGGTGATGAATGTGGCGAGGTACTTGGCAATTGAAGATAGTATAAACTATAAAAGATAGACTTATTACCAAAATAGCCCTTCTCATAGCAGAAAACAAAAAGTATTGCAACTTAGAAGTCTTGTAAATTAACTGAAAGCCATGGGACATAATtgtaatatgaaaatatttttggttttttcaTGAAATGGAATTGGGAATAGAAATAAAACCCTTGGGCAAGAATGATAAAGATGGACCATCTATTCTAAATCATCTTTTCAAATAGCAAAGACGCATCTTGATTCTTGGAAATCTAGGCTTCAATTTTTCTTAACTTCATAGCCCTTTGATGATACGTGCATCCATAAAAAATTGATGAATTTATGCTGCTCTTGATTTGACAAATTCTGCTCATATCTTATGAAGTAAGTATCACACTGTTTTTCCTAACCTCTGTTTTGGAAAGATATATTTGTGAAATCAAAGTTGCTGTGTGATTGCTCTTCAGCCTAAAAAGTTATTTATCTCTGAAAGCTTTTGATTTTAGCACCTGTTGAAGACTTTAAGTACAGAAGCTCTTCTGTTTGGGCAAAAAAATTGCGTGGGTATCGAGAGTATTAGTAATTTCTAGGAATAGTCATCTGTGGCAGGTTTACTGTGCTCTTTTCATGTTAcacttagattttttttttttgtggagGAAACAAATTAAATCTAGTTTTGAGCTTGCTTAGGTAGGCTATGAATAAAGTGGTGGTTGTATTTGGCAGTAATTTCCACTAGCTATTGCTGCATTTGCAAATCTGAACTGACGGATCTTGACAACTTTAGGCATCATTTAAGTGCTGCGCCTGTCTAGGAGAACTGATCTTTCTAATTTCTGTCTATATGGGGTGATATATATCCAATGTTACCTTTAGTAAAAATACTCAATAATTAATAATCCTTTTTCATTATCTTTTCGGGGAGAGTATGTTTTTTAAATATCGACACttaatttgaataatataaaGTCAAGTACTGAGTTCTAAATTATTGAATTAGTGCTCCTTGTAGTTAATGACTTGCATAGTGTTTTATCTTCATGTATTGCGTAGTAAGATTTACCAGGAATATGGTTGTTCCTATCAACTAAATTACAAATATTGAAAATGTATGTTGTGTGTTTTTGCACACACACACGCGCAGATGaggaaaaaattaattagatcTCTTCTCATACCATCCGATGGCACTGGAAGCACTCACTGTAGTTCAATAATCTGTGTACCATATCTGCATTATGTTCACATACAACATTCTGTACTTGCTAGATTTGCAACTAATAGCGTTTTTAGGATAGCTATATCTGAGTCACATGGATTTATAATCTGCATCTCAGTAGGTAGAccaaataatacaatgcaaGCAAAAGTAGAAGCTAATTTTAGATCTAGATTGTGGTATTCTTTTTGCAGAGTGGTAATAAACtgtaaatctaattaataactTAAATAGTAATaggattttattgattatatataatattgctATGGTGTTCTTGTTTCTAGTTCTGAAAGTAAAATTGAAGCACTTACCTTAGCGATCACCAAGAAATGAAGTTTCCTTCTCAAAGATTAGCCTGATCTTATTTTTGGTTCAATTTCTGGAGAGCAACAAGTTGAACATACTATTTCCCATGCAAAGATTAGAAGTGTGCTTGAACGTGTTGCAATACTTTGAATTTTACAAGACAATGGAAATCTCCTTGACTGAccttctaatttttatttgttaagaaATGCTAGCAAAAGCATTTAAGTATATTCAGTAATGTTCATTTCAATTCATATACACAAGCTgggtataaaaaataaaaatagctGGGAGTaaactttaaaataaataaatttgtataataATGATAGTGGTGCCTCTTTTCTCTCTTAATTTTAGTTTGGTTTCCTAGATTTTCATATTCTTCTTGCAAAGGTTGGTTCATACATATAATCTGATGGGTTTTGTAGGGCTGTAAGAGCAATGAATGAAACACTGAAACAGGACCGCCTTTTGCGTCAGCAAGGGAATGTCTCAAGTCCTCATTCGTCAGCTGGCAAAAATAGTGGCGACGATCTTCAAAAAAGTGTATGTGTGTCTGCTCTTTTGATCTAGCAGTTACTAATTATTCTAATACTTGGTTGTGCATTTATAAATTGCATTGTTTGAGATACACTTTTGATCATGAAAATGTTGCTCTGACAGTTGTATTGATTTTTAGCTCCGATGGATGTGTTTCTCTTTCTGTTTGCAGTGTAGGGTATACCTTTCCTAAAGTACATTTTCTTACAATTTAAACCAGTAAAGTACACCTGGAAAGTGATTTTAAGTGTAATGTGGTATTGGGGTGTAAGCAGGTTACTCTTTTGTGACCGGAGCCTTGCAATGATTATGGTTTAATGCTTAATATAATTGTAAAGAAAATCAGTGGCTCACTGTTGGCTAATTTAGTGTCATAACTCATAAAAAGGTTTTAATTTCCTCGCggtatagtatagattacagTTATTGTGGTTCTTTTCTTAAGTTCCATCTTTTAATAGAGGTTAATTTTCCTACTGAAAACGTGCACCTTAATTGGCCTTCTAGGCTCAGACTGACTTAAGCACCATATACTGAGGCCCATGTGCTTCCCCTATTCACCTCTTCATAGGTTTTCTTTTACTTGTGCCGTTGGGCGTTATGACAAGTAGATGGGTCACAGGTGTAAGAACAAAATCGGGGTACATAAACCGTTTTTGTAATGAAATAGCACAAATCATGGTCAAATATGCCTCCTGGCGCTTCTATAGTATCTATTTTGTCCTACAGTAGAATGCTAGAATATGATACATGGTTAGGATTTTATGTGTTTCTTAACTCTACAGCTTGGTGACACAATGGCTTGTGCTTTCCCAAGTTGTTAAGTGTCCCCTGGAATGTAGACACCTTAGAGAAAATAAGCTGGAAAAGTATATGCTATATAGAGAATGACACAGCCAAACAGAAGGGATTTGAGAGGGGAGCTAGATCTAACCCTGTTTATACTGAAAGGACAAAATCATAAGATAAATGACAACAGAAACTTATTTTCTAATTATTCTGATATAGGTGCGTTCTTTTAACGTGGTTTACTAAGCAAGGTAAGCATGTTTGCACATTTTCCTAAACTTTACAGATGTGAAGAGTTGAGTTGTTACTCTCACTAATTTGAGGAAGTTCTGATTGTTTTCTGTTCACTGAATATCAAACTGTAGCATTTACTTATGGTGGAGATTATATTTTCCACCTTATTgtctatattaattttcatGATTCGTTTCTTCAGGTAACTGATTTTCACCCTGATGGTAGAGATGAACTATCCGCCAAAAATTCGTCTGTGCATGCTTTTCCTAAGGAATATTTCAGTTCGCAGAAGGCAATGTCATTACCTTCATCTCCTCATGAATATAGTAGCCAGGCTTCTGCCAGAAGGGAAAATGATGAAATGGTTTCTACGTGGAACAAAATTCTGGAATCACATATGTTCCAAAATAAGCTTCTGTTACCTTTTTCTGAATGGAATATTGACTTCTCAGAAATAACTGTTGGATCACGAGTTGGGATTGGTGAGAGTTCTTGTATCTCCGCCCTACTGTCTTATTCCTTGTATGATTGCTATATTACTTGTACGTGTTGTCAGCCTTGAAATGTtggttttttcaagtttttagtaattaatatcAACTGCTTGTGTGATGCTTTGTACACATATGACTGTGACACAGGTATGAGAAGGTGTTCTAGTTCTATATTCACATTAAACAACTTCCGTAATAGTTTATATACTTGTCAGTTTACGGGAATACTTAACTATCCAAAATGGCTTTTGTGTTCCAACACAAGCTCATTTATGAGAATTCAAAACTGATATATGATTATACCTTGCACGGTTCGCTAGGTAGACTGTTGTGACAACCTAATCTTATAGCACTAATTCAGGAGATTAGATGATTCAAACAGTCAACTAGCTCTAGATGCTGAAGGACAGGCATATATGCGGAAGGGCCACATGGTCTTAGATGTTCAATACCGACACTTTTGAGACATTTTACCTGCCAAATATCCCTCTCATAAAATATACATGTGACTTTTCCACTTCATAGGCCGTAACCATCTTCTACTTCTTTAACTCTACAAAGTTGAGAGTAGCATTGGCCAAATAAGTCCTCCATTTCTTTACTGCGCTACATTCCTGTTTACAATCTTTTTTCTTAAGCTGACTATTGTAATGAATTCCAATTCTTTGATTAAAGTGTTATAGCCTCATTAAACCTGTAACTAAACAAACCTGCACTGAATAAACTGTTTTGAGGAATTTTCTTATAGATGTTACATTGCAATGTGATTTGAGGGTTAAGAAGGGAGTTGGTCTATTGTGAATGGCCACCATTCTTTGATCCTTTTTTGGCGTTCTACTGAGAGGATAATATATGTACTGAAACGGTCTTGATTGTTTGGTGTATACTGCTTTCATCTTTTATTGGAATTTTGGGTGAGAGAACAAATGTAGAGCACACAGCAGTATTTACGATTAAAAGTGTATATAGACTCTTAAGTGCAtgattgtgtgtatatatgttttaacttttaactaCATGATTTGATTCTTCTTAGGGTTATTTATCTCTTAAACTGGTAATTAACAGGTTTTTTTGGAGAGGTCTTTCGTGGCACCTGGAATGGAACAGATGTTGCAATTAAAGTGTTTCTAGAGCAAGATCTTACTGCTGAAAACATGGAAGATTTTTGTAATGAAGTAACAATTCTGGGGTATTTTACTTTGTATAAATATGACCGTAGTTTTTTCTTCTGGTTATAATATGTGTTCTTACTGACTATATTCCTTGTGATTTTCTTTTCCTCTCTTCTTCCAGCCGACTTCGACATCCAAACGGTACTTATTTCCCTTTCTTTTTCCCTAATGTACTTTTCTATGCTTGGATATTGATTCCATATATGCTCAGGGACTCTAAATAAAACAGCTTAGGATTTTgcaaacaaataattattcatCTGAGGTTTCAAGAATAACCTACTGGCAAaggcccccccccccccccccccccccccccccaatccCCTCCCCTATTGAATCTGCCAAAAAATAGaattagaaataatataatcatcatTTTTATTCAACCATTCCAATATAGATAGAACCAATCTGTAACAGGGGAGGTATATTGTGAACTTTGGATTTGactacaaaaattataataaaaacaatagctACTCATCTCTAACTATGCTACCATTACTTTTTAGTTATATTGTTTCTTGGAGCATGCATGAAGCCTCCACACTTATCTATGGTTACGGAATACATGGAGATGGGATCGTTGTATTACTTGATCCATTTGAGTGGTCAGAAGAAGATACTTAGCTGGAGGAGAAGGCTTAAAATGTTGCGTGATATATGCAGGTTAGCATCGCTAGCATTTATGTTAgtcatgatatctactgatattttatttttataaaatatattatttttaatgaaaCTATTTCTAAATAAGATCAAGTTACTCAGAATTCTTACTTAAATCACAAGACTATGCCAATATCTCATGCTCATCACCTAGCAAGTTAGTTGTAGTCAAGTATAAAGCAACTTGCAATGTTTTGTGATGTAGACAAAGTAAAGCTAGATTAAAAATGAGAAGTTTAGTTTAGTCATCTCTATTAATTTGGAAAGAAAACAATTCAATTTTTACTTGTAATGGTCCCCATATTGCAAATCGTGTATGGTTTTTGATTGTGAACTTCAACCAACTGTTGGGTGCCCTGGAATGTAAATTCAGCATTTAACTGAGACACTGAGATAATACACAACTTAGTATTTGCTCAGAACATAGCAGTGGCGAATGTTTAATCTGTTGTATCTAATTTTCATCTGTGTTCTATAGCAAATATCTGCTTTGACATCAAATGATATCCTTCGTGGTCAGGTGCTTTATCTCATTGCTGAAAACAAAgaaagaatcttaatattaagcTCCATAGACTGCCACTCTTAatgttgttaatatttttatagtaAACTTGGTACATTAAGCtggtttaatttgattttatagttCATTGCCAACTTTGTTTGGGTGGCATTTTTGTGCAGTGTGCATTGTGCAACATTTTTTACCATATGTGAAATTTTACCTAGCACATTATCTgaccacaccaagctccgaaggGATTGTGAGTACATATAAGCCATTTACTTCTAATGTTTTAATCTTAAATACTTGCCAAGTTTTATGTTTTGACATCCTCTTTTCACATGGACCGTGTTGCTTATCATTATACTCGCATACTCTAGTATCAAAAAGTCATAAATATTATCGGTGTTAAACATAAACTTACTATTGCTTGATCTTTTACAATCAAGAGGGCTGATGTGCATACATCGGATGAACATTGTCCATCGTGATATAAAGAGTGCAAATTGCCTGGTGAATAAGCATTTGACAGTTAAGATCTGTGATTTTGGGCTTTCACAAATGATGGTAGATGGACCCATCAATGACTCCTCTTCAGCAGGCACTCCAGAGTGGATGGCCCCAGAACTTTTCCGAAATGAACCCTTCAATGAGAAGTGTGATATTTTTAGCCTGGGGGTGATAATGTGGGAGTTGTCCACACTAAGCAGGCCCTGGCATGGGACACCACCAGAGAGAGTAAGTTATCCTACAAATCTCCTATTTGATGTAATTTCATCTCTATACTATCTTACAGAAGTGAATCAGATTTTGACCTTTTTTCGCATGCAGGTTGTTTATACTGTTGGACATGAGGGCTCACGACTAGAAATACCCAAAGGTCCACTTAGCGGGATAATTGCAGGTCTTCCACATTATTTTCCAATGCCatgttttatttgaatattgTCGCGGCTTTTTAGAGTAACCAACTCCATCCAATTTATGCAGATTGTTGGGCGGAACCACATAAAAGACCGAGCTGTGGGGATATTTACAAGCGTTTGCTTACTTGTGAGTGCCCGGACAGCTAAATGCTAGTCAGAATGTTTGTTGTATTGAAAACTAGTAGAGGTGTCGTTATACTGGTTTGTCAGCTGCTTGAAATGGCGGAATCAATGACCCCTTGTGCAATCTAAAAGTAAAATCCAGCTGTCGGATTGTTTACTTGTGCACTTTTTGTATTTAACAAAGATTTGAATGCTTCTATTTTGGACGAATccgttttttttttatgaatgtgACTGAGAGTTGAACATAAGTTTTCCGCAACAAGCatcttgttattttattttactccTGCTTATTTTATACCAGAAGGAATGGGGTACCCTGATTACCGACAGAGCACAACCGTCCATAACAAGATAGTATGTAAGATCATACTGTGATGAACATATCAGTTTCTTCTCTAGTAAAGTTCCTTGTGTACCTTCGTATTGGAGTCTACTGCAGAGTTGATAGTTTATGAGAGTCTGGTAGCATACTTCCCCCAAATGGGCCAAATCTAGTGCAATGTTAGCCTctgtttgttggaaagttgtttcttaatatttgatgtttgtttGGGATCAGGAATTATATTACTActgtttttttcatttttgaaatacaaATTATTGAAACGGATGATTCTGAGCCTCCTTTCTTACTGGCTGCtccgagttttttttttttaattaacaaaaatgcACTTGCTTGTATCGAGAATACACCAATACTCTGAGttttgagatatctgaataacAGTTCTATTTGAAATGTCTGTATGCACGCGTGAACCACAATCATCTCATTTGTTATTTCATGGTGTCGGGATCGTCTGTTCACTGCATTTTACTCCtattttagttttagaggacaAGTACACTAATTTTgcttagaatatatataatttgatgattttACTTTAATAGCAGAATGTAACAAAATGATTgcagaaatataaatattccaTTATGTTCTACTCCACATTATAATCAGTGAGATGCTAGTTTCGACTGCTGGTTCGTCCCACGACCCGCccacaaaattaaaaagtagTAGTTCTCTCTTTGTCCCTTGTATATGTTAGATTTTGACTTGTCACTGGTTAAATCATCTATAATTTGACTGATAATTTTTaggaaaaattataatattaaaaaattaattatagtttgattgaatttataatatattgtatgaCTTTTAGAGAAATTTCTAATATTAAGAAATAGTCTAGTCTATTTTAAGATAACTTtctttcttaaaaataaaataaataaattatttttaatatttaatttctgaAAAACTTCAAATGGATATATAGTTAAGGAACGCAGGAGTATAAGAATAAAAACTTTATAATTCATATCAAAGTGAATTTGCTAAAAGAAATAGTTACTACACTTGTCCATTTGATAGTAAAATATcagttttgatttttaagtaaacggtttgtctagtgtgtgcggATAAGCACATGCtgagcgcggaaatttttgtatttggatgATTTTGATCGGTGTGATTGATGTATTTGCAGAGAGTCCACCATTATCAAAAGAGAGGAACCAATCAAAATatgcacaaaattttccgcgcttcaTGTGCCATAAGCACACTATAAAAACAGTTAAGTAAAAACGTCTCTCCTTTATGTGTAGCATTTCCGCGTCTTTCTATTTCTCGAAAGTTGAGCTTAT of the Daucus carota subsp. sativus chromosome 4, DH1 v3.0, whole genome shotgun sequence genome contains:
- the LOC108218853 gene encoding serine/threonine-protein kinase EDR1-like isoform X1, which codes for MEDSRDEAGPSEQSHSSTNCWPADFIEKFGSASLNSRNNSSSDKQLISENVYDNYSSQTASQILWSTGMLSGPIPDGFYSVIHEKKLKDLFDYVPPLDELSALEHEGLWCDIIFVDSEKDKKLSKLKQLIVTLVKGLSSNSPAMIKKIAGLVSDVHKRPTGKAACEEISHACSSRGVQMLGQIKNGSCRSRAILFKVLADAVGLESRLIVGFPNQGAPECVDSYKHMSVIVVQNSVEFLVDLMRFPGQLIPQSTKAMFMTHVSATGESDSAENDSCDSPLEPNSPLYGVSDILDPDSADKDNRQQYQRRLEASLNVPGPSLRSMMLRSTSIDRNLSLSQSEPNIATTFWRRSRKKVIAETRTASSSPEHPSFRARGRSMLSGDPKSFREYSDDIATSSYRSEGTSTPGTRRLRRRSISITPEIGDDIVRAVRAMNETLKQDRLLRQQGNVSSPHSSAGKNSGDDLQKSVTDFHPDGRDELSAKNSSVHAFPKEYFSSQKAMSLPSSPHEYSSQASARRENDEMVSTWNKILESHMFQNKLLLPFSEWNIDFSEITVGSRVGIGFFGEVFRGTWNGTDVAIKVFLEQDLTAENMEDFCNEVTILGRLRHPNVILFLGACMKPPHLSMVTEYMEMGSLYYLIHLSGQKKILSWRRRLKMLRDICRGLMCIHRMNIVHRDIKSANCLVNKHLTVKICDFGLSQMMVDGPINDSSSAGTPEWMAPELFRNEPFNEKCDIFSLGVIMWELSTLSRPWHGTPPERVVYTVGHEGSRLEIPKGPLSGIIADCWAEPHKRPSCGDIYKRLLTCECPDS
- the LOC108218853 gene encoding serine/threonine-protein kinase EDR1-like isoform X2; translation: MEDSRDEAGPSEQSHSSTNCWPADFIEKFGSASLNSRNNSSSDKQLISENVYDNYSSQTASQILWSTGMLSGPIPDGFYSVIHEKKLKDLFDYVPPLDELSALEHEGLWCDIIFVDSEKDKKLSKLKQLIVTLVKGLSSNSPAMIKKIAGLVSDVHKRPTGKAACEEISHACSSRGVQMLGQIKNGSCRSRAILFKVLADAVGLESRLIVGFPNQGAPECVDSYKHMSVIVVQNSVEFLVDLMRFPGQLIPQSTKAMFMTHVSATGESDSAENDSCDSPLEPNSPLYGVSDILDPDSADKDNRQQYQRRLEASLNVPGPSLRSMMLRSTSIDRNLSLSQSEPNIATTFWRRSRKKVIAETRTASSSPEHPSFRARGRSMLSGDPKSFREYSDDIATSRSEGTSTPGTRRLRRRSISITPEIGDDIVRAVRAMNETLKQDRLLRQQGNVSSPHSSAGKNSGDDLQKSVTDFHPDGRDELSAKNSSVHAFPKEYFSSQKAMSLPSSPHEYSSQASARRENDEMVSTWNKILESHMFQNKLLLPFSEWNIDFSEITVGSRVGIGFFGEVFRGTWNGTDVAIKVFLEQDLTAENMEDFCNEVTILGRLRHPNVILFLGACMKPPHLSMVTEYMEMGSLYYLIHLSGQKKILSWRRRLKMLRDICRGLMCIHRMNIVHRDIKSANCLVNKHLTVKICDFGLSQMMVDGPINDSSSAGTPEWMAPELFRNEPFNEKCDIFSLGVIMWELSTLSRPWHGTPPERVVYTVGHEGSRLEIPKGPLSGIIADCWAEPHKRPSCGDIYKRLLTCECPDS
- the LOC108218853 gene encoding probable serine/threonine-protein kinase SIS8 isoform X3, yielding MEDSRDEAGPSEQSHSSTNCWPADFIEKFGSASLNSRNNSSSDKQLISENVYDNYSSQTASQILWSTGMLSGPIPDGFYSVIHEKKLKDLFDYVPPLDELSALEHEGLWCDIIFVDSEKDKKLSKLKQLIVTLVKGLSSNSPAMIKKIAGLVSDVHKRPTGKAACEEISHACSSRGVQMLGQIKNGSCRSRAILFKVLADAVGLESRLIVGFPNQGAPECVDSYKHMSVIVVQNSVEFLVDLMRFPGQLIPQSTKAMFMTHVSATGESDSAENDSCDSPLEPNSPLYGVSDILDPDSADKDNRQQYQRRLEASLNVPGPSLRSMMLRSTSIDRNLSLSQSEPNIATTFWRRSRKKVIAETRTASSSYRSEGTSTPGTRRLRRRSISITPEIGDDIVRAVRAMNETLKQDRLLRQQGNVSSPHSSAGKNSGDDLQKSVTDFHPDGRDELSAKNSSVHAFPKEYFSSQKAMSLPSSPHEYSSQASARRENDEMVSTWNKILESHMFQNKLLLPFSEWNIDFSEITVGSRVGIGFFGEVFRGTWNGTDVAIKVFLEQDLTAENMEDFCNEVTILGRLRHPNVILFLGACMKPPHLSMVTEYMEMGSLYYLIHLSGQKKILSWRRRLKMLRDICRGLMCIHRMNIVHRDIKSANCLVNKHLTVKICDFGLSQMMVDGPINDSSSAGTPEWMAPELFRNEPFNEKCDIFSLGVIMWELSTLSRPWHGTPPERVVYTVGHEGSRLEIPKGPLSGIIADCWAEPHKRPSCGDIYKRLLTCECPDS
- the LOC108218853 gene encoding serine/threonine-protein kinase EDR1-like isoform X4, yielding MEDSRDEAGPSEQSHSSTNCWPADFIEKFGSASLNSRNNSSSDKQLISENVYDNYSSQTASQILWSTGMLSGPIPDGFYSVIHEKKLKDLFDYVPPLDELSALEHEGLWCDIIFVDSEKDKKLSKLKQLIVTLVKGLSSNSPAMIKKIAGLVSDVHKRPTGKAACEEISHACSSRGVQMLGQIKNGSCRSRAILFKVLADAVGLESRLIVGFPNQGAPECVDSYKHMSVIVVQNSVEFLVDLMRFPGQLIPQSTKAMFMTHVSATGESDSAENDSCDSPLEPNSPLYGVSDILDPDSADKDNRQQYQRRLEASLNVPGPSLRSMMLRSTSIDRNLSLSQSEPNIATTFWRRSRKKVIAETRTASSSPEHPSFRARGRSMLSGDPKSFREYSDDIATSSYRSEGTSTPGTRRLRRRSISITPEIGDDIVRAVRAMNETLKQDRLLRQQGNVSSPHSSAGKNSGDDLQKSVTDFHPDGRDELSAKNSSVHAFPKEYFSSQKAMSLPSSPHEYSSQASARRENDEMVSTWNKILESHMFQNKLLLPFSEWNIDFSEITVGSRVGIGFFGEVFRGTWNGTDVAIKVFLEQDLTAENMEDFCNEVTILGRLRHPNVILFLGACMKPPHLSMVTEYMEMGSLYYLIHLSGQKKILSWRRRLKMLRDICSVHCATFFTICEILPSTLSDHTKLRRDCEYI